Proteins encoded together in one Mycobacterium noviomagense window:
- the kdpA gene encoding potassium-transporting ATPase subunit KdpA, translating into MSSATTGVLFVVLLAAALAVAHVPLGDYMYRVYTAQKHARIERLIYRLIGANPSSEQPWAAYARSVLAFSAVSIVFLFCLQLLQDKLPLHLHNPATPMTASLAWNTAVSFVTNTNWQSYSGESTQGHLVQMAGLAVQNFVSAAVGMAVAIALVRGFASRNSSELGNFWVDVVRGTLRILLPISVVGAVLLLAGGAIQNFHLHDQVVATLAGSPQTITGGPVASQEAIKELGTNGGGFFNANSAHPFENPTVWTNWVEIFLLLVISFSLPRTFGRIVGNKKQGYAIAAVMGVIATMSITMMMLFQLHHHGTVPTATGAAMEGVEQRFGIADSAIFADATTLTSTGAVDSAHDSYTSLGGMMTMFNMQLGEVAPGGTGSGLYGMLILAIITVFVAGLMVGRTPEYLGKKIRPREIKLAAGYFLVTPLIVLLGTAIAMALPGPRAGMANTGPHGLSEVLYAFTSAANNNGSAFAGLSANTTWYNTALGLAMVFGRFLPIVLVLALAGSLAGQGRRPESLGTLPTHKPQFVGLVVGVTIILVALTFLPALALGPLAEGIH; encoded by the coding sequence GTGAGCAGCGCAACAACAGGGGTGCTGTTTGTCGTGCTGCTGGCGGCGGCGCTGGCGGTGGCCCATGTGCCGCTGGGCGACTACATGTACCGGGTCTACACGGCCCAAAAGCACGCGCGCATAGAACGTCTCATTTATCGCCTCATCGGCGCCAACCCGAGTTCGGAACAGCCGTGGGCCGCCTACGCGCGCAGTGTGCTCGCGTTCTCGGCGGTCAGCATCGTGTTCTTGTTCTGCTTGCAGCTGCTGCAAGACAAGTTGCCGCTGCACCTGCACAATCCGGCCACACCGATGACAGCGTCGCTGGCCTGGAACACCGCGGTCAGCTTCGTCACCAACACCAATTGGCAGAGCTACTCCGGTGAATCGACCCAGGGACATCTGGTGCAGATGGCCGGCTTGGCAGTGCAAAACTTCGTGTCCGCAGCGGTCGGCATGGCGGTCGCCATCGCACTCGTCCGGGGGTTCGCCAGCCGCAATAGCAGTGAGCTCGGCAACTTCTGGGTCGACGTGGTGCGGGGCACCCTGCGAATTTTGCTGCCCATCTCCGTCGTCGGCGCCGTCCTGCTTCTCGCCGGCGGCGCTATCCAGAACTTCCATCTGCACGACCAGGTGGTCGCCACGCTGGCCGGTTCTCCGCAGACCATCACGGGCGGTCCGGTCGCCAGCCAGGAGGCGATCAAGGAGCTCGGCACCAATGGCGGCGGGTTCTTCAACGCCAACTCCGCGCACCCGTTCGAGAACCCGACCGTATGGACGAACTGGGTCGAGATCTTCTTACTCCTGGTCATCAGCTTCTCGCTGCCGCGCACTTTTGGCCGCATCGTGGGCAACAAGAAGCAGGGTTACGCGATTGCTGCGGTCATGGGTGTCATCGCCACCATGAGCATCACCATGATGATGCTGTTTCAGTTGCATCATCACGGCACCGTCCCCACGGCAACGGGAGCGGCGATGGAAGGAGTCGAGCAGCGTTTCGGGATCGCCGACTCGGCGATCTTCGCCGACGCGACGACGCTGACGTCCACCGGCGCTGTCGATTCCGCGCATGACTCCTACACCAGCCTGGGCGGCATGATGACGATGTTCAACATGCAGCTGGGCGAGGTCGCGCCCGGCGGCACCGGCTCGGGTCTGTACGGCATGTTGATCCTTGCGATCATCACGGTTTTCGTGGCGGGCTTGATGGTCGGCCGCACCCCGGAATACCTCGGCAAGAAGATCAGGCCGCGCGAAATCAAGCTTGCCGCAGGCTATTTCCTGGTAACCCCGCTGATCGTGCTGCTCGGCACGGCCATCGCGATGGCGTTGCCGGGCCCGCGCGCCGGCATGGCCAACACAGGACCGCACGGTCTGTCGGAGGTGCTCTATGCGTTCACCTCTGCGGCGAACAACAACGGCTCCGCGTTTGCGGGTTTGTCGGCAAATACGACCTGGTACAACACTGCCCTCGGACTTGCGATGGTGTTCGGCAGATTCTTGCCGATCGTTCTGGTGCTCGCGCTGGCCGGTTCGCTCGCCGGTCAGGGCAGGAGGCCGGAGTCGCTCGGCACGCTACCCACGCATAAGCCTCAGTTCGTCGGCTTGGTCGTCGGCGTCACGATCATCTTGGTTGCCCTCACCTTCTTGCCCGCCTTGGCACTGGGACCTTTGGCCGAAGGGATTCACTGA
- the kdpB gene encoding potassium-transporting ATPase subunit KdpB: MVSVATGSSAPHASHAPAERVHGGLLDPKMLVTSLPDALRKLDPRTLWRNPVMFIVEIGAVWSTVLAIGEPSWFGWLAVFWLWLTVLFANLAEAVAEGRGKAQADALRRSKADTIARRLRDWVPGAAGIEERVPAPLLQQGDIVVVEAGQIIPGDGDVIEGIASVDESAITGESAPVIRESGGDRSAVTGGTTVLSDRIVVKITQKPGESFVDKMIALVEGANRQKTPNEIALNILLAALTIIFLFAVATLQPLAIYSKANNPGVPDTVAVGAGGVTGIVLVALLVCLIPTTIGALLSAIGIAGMDRLVQRNVLAMSGRAVEAAGDVNTLLLDKTGTVTLGNRQASEFIPLSGVTSEALADAAQLASLADETPEGRSIVVYAKDAYGLRARTPGELADASWVEFSATTRMSGVDVDGRQLRKGAASAVAEWIRGHGGKVPVILGEIVDGIAAAGGTPLVVGQVTAVDGGKKAEVLGVIYLKDVVKQGMRDRFDAMRRMGIRTVMITGDNPLTAKAIADEAGVDDFLAEATPEDKLVLIKQEQEGGRLVAMTGDGTNDAPALAQADVGVAMNTGTTAAKEAGNMVDLDSDPTKLIEIVEIGKQLLITRGALTTFSIANDIAKYFAIIPAMFVALFPGLDLINVMRLHSPQSAILSAVIFNALVIVALIPLALRGVRYTPSSASKLLSRNLYVYGLGGIVSPFIGIKLIDLVVQLLPGMS; this comes from the coding sequence ATGGTCTCCGTCGCAACGGGTTCGAGCGCACCACATGCCAGCCATGCGCCGGCGGAACGGGTTCACGGCGGTCTGCTCGACCCCAAGATGCTGGTGACGTCGCTGCCGGATGCCCTGCGAAAGCTCGATCCCCGCACCCTGTGGCGCAACCCGGTGATGTTCATCGTCGAGATCGGCGCTGTGTGGTCAACGGTCCTGGCGATCGGCGAACCGAGCTGGTTCGGGTGGCTTGCCGTGTTCTGGCTTTGGCTGACAGTGCTATTCGCCAACCTGGCCGAAGCGGTCGCCGAGGGTCGAGGTAAAGCGCAAGCTGACGCCCTGCGCAGGTCCAAGGCCGACACGATCGCGCGCCGGCTGCGCGATTGGGTGCCCGGGGCCGCGGGCATCGAGGAACGCGTTCCCGCACCGCTGCTGCAGCAAGGTGACATCGTCGTCGTCGAAGCCGGCCAGATCATCCCGGGAGACGGTGACGTCATCGAAGGCATTGCCTCGGTGGACGAATCGGCCATCACCGGCGAATCGGCACCGGTGATCCGGGAATCCGGCGGCGACCGCTCGGCGGTCACCGGAGGAACCACCGTGCTGTCGGATCGCATCGTGGTCAAAATCACCCAGAAGCCCGGGGAAAGCTTCGTGGACAAGATGATTGCGCTGGTGGAGGGCGCCAATCGGCAAAAGACGCCGAATGAGATCGCGCTGAACATCCTGCTGGCCGCGCTGACGATCATCTTCCTGTTCGCGGTCGCGACGCTGCAGCCGCTGGCGATCTACTCCAAGGCCAACAACCCCGGTGTGCCCGACACCGTCGCTGTCGGGGCTGGCGGCGTCACCGGAATCGTCTTGGTAGCGCTGCTGGTATGTCTGATCCCCACCACGATCGGTGCGCTGCTCTCGGCGATCGGCATCGCCGGAATGGACCGGCTGGTGCAGCGCAACGTCTTAGCCATGTCCGGGCGCGCCGTCGAAGCAGCAGGTGACGTCAACACCCTGCTGCTGGACAAAACCGGAACGGTGACGCTGGGCAACCGGCAAGCGTCGGAGTTCATTCCGCTCAGCGGCGTGACTTCCGAGGCCCTGGCCGACGCCGCGCAGCTGGCCAGCCTCGCCGACGAAACGCCCGAAGGCCGCTCGATCGTCGTGTACGCCAAAGACGCTTACGGGTTGCGCGCCCGGACACCGGGCGAACTCGCCGACGCTTCGTGGGTGGAGTTTTCCGCCACGACCCGCATGTCTGGTGTCGACGTCGACGGACGCCAGCTGCGCAAGGGCGCGGCCAGCGCCGTCGCCGAATGGATACGCGGCCACGGCGGAAAGGTCCCCGTCATCCTGGGCGAGATCGTCGACGGAATCGCCGCTGCCGGTGGAACTCCGCTTGTCGTCGGGCAGGTAACGGCGGTCGACGGCGGAAAAAAGGCCGAGGTGCTCGGCGTCATTTACCTGAAAGACGTCGTCAAGCAAGGCATGCGCGACCGGTTCGACGCCATGCGCCGGATGGGCATCCGAACCGTGATGATCACCGGTGACAATCCGTTGACCGCCAAGGCAATTGCCGACGAAGCGGGCGTCGACGACTTTCTCGCCGAGGCCACCCCCGAAGACAAGCTGGTGCTGATCAAACAGGAGCAGGAGGGTGGTCGGCTCGTCGCGATGACCGGCGACGGCACGAACGACGCACCGGCGCTGGCTCAGGCCGACGTGGGGGTGGCGATGAACACCGGAACCACCGCGGCCAAGGAAGCCGGCAACATGGTGGATCTGGACTCCGACCCCACCAAGCTCATCGAGATCGTGGAGATCGGCAAGCAGTTGTTGATCACCCGCGGCGCGCTGACCACGTTCTCGATCGCCAACGACATCGCCAAGTATTTCGCGATCATCCCGGCGATGTTCGTCGCCCTGTTTCCGGGTCTGGACCTGATCAACGTGATGCGGCTGCACAGCCCGCAGTCCGCGATCCTATCGGCCGTCATCTTCAACGCACTGGTCATCGTGGCCCTGATTCCGTTGGCGCTGCGCGGTGTTCGCTACACCCCCAGCAGCGCGTCGAAACTGCTCAGCCGCAACCTGTACGTCTACGGACTGGGCGGAATCGTCAGCCCGTTCATCGGAATCAAGTTGATCGACTTGGTGGTTCAACTGCTACCCGGGATGTCTTAA
- a CDS encoding potassium-transporting ATPase subunit F encodes MTAANIVGLVLAVLLALLLGAALIFPERF; translated from the coding sequence GTGACCGCCGCGAACATTGTCGGTCTGGTGCTGGCCGTCCTGCTCGCGTTGTTGCTCGGTGCGGCCCTGATCTTTCCGGAGCGGTTCTAG
- a CDS encoding ArsB/NhaD family transporter yields MSAIYAATIFVVAYALIASDRVNTTLVALAGATAMFFLPMINSDEVFYSRATGIDWDVIFLLLGMMIIVSVVRQTGVFDYVAIWSAKRAKGSPLRIMVLLVLVTAFGSAFLDNVTTVLLIAPVTLLVCERLAVSAAPFLMVEAFAANIGGAATLVGDPTTIIIGTGAKLSFISFLVHMAPAVVIILGALLALLPRMFPGAFTADAERVADVMSLDEGEAIQNRRLLIQCGIVLVAVFAGFVAHKEIHMEPSLVAMTGAGILIVMSGLTREFYLSSVEWETLLFFAGLFIMVGALVKTGVINALAHLASHATHGNAWLTTMLILGVSFLFSGFVNNVPYAAAMTPIVAEFASSIHDHTNQGVLWWALLLGTVLGGNLTAVGASANIVVAGIAQRAGTPISFWDFTRKGAIVTGTSLVLSVGYLWVRYFVLG; encoded by the coding sequence ATGAGCGCCATCTATGCGGCCACGATATTCGTGGTCGCGTACGCGTTGATCGCCAGCGACCGCGTGAACACGACGTTGGTGGCACTGGCCGGCGCGACGGCCATGTTCTTTTTGCCGATGATCAATTCCGATGAAGTCTTCTACTCACGCGCGACCGGGATCGACTGGGACGTCATCTTTCTGCTGTTGGGGATGATGATCATCGTCAGCGTGGTACGCCAGACCGGTGTCTTCGATTACGTGGCGATCTGGTCAGCCAAGCGCGCCAAAGGTTCCCCGCTGCGAATCATGGTATTGCTGGTGCTTGTCACTGCGTTCGGATCGGCCTTCCTGGACAACGTGACCACGGTCTTGTTGATTGCACCGGTCACGCTTTTGGTGTGCGAGCGGCTGGCGGTCAGTGCCGCGCCATTTCTCATGGTCGAGGCGTTCGCCGCCAACATCGGGGGTGCGGCGACCCTGGTCGGTGACCCGACCACGATCATCATCGGCACCGGAGCCAAGCTGAGTTTCATCTCCTTCCTCGTCCACATGGCGCCAGCCGTGGTCATTATTCTCGGCGCCCTGCTGGCGCTTTTGCCCCGCATGTTCCCCGGCGCTTTCACCGCCGACGCCGAGCGGGTCGCCGATGTCATGTCATTGGACGAGGGAGAAGCTATCCAAAACCGTCGACTGCTGATCCAGTGTGGGATTGTCCTCGTTGCGGTGTTCGCAGGCTTCGTCGCGCACAAGGAGATTCACATGGAGCCGTCGCTGGTGGCGATGACCGGTGCCGGCATCCTCATCGTGATGTCCGGTCTGACCCGTGAGTTCTACCTGTCCAGCGTCGAGTGGGAGACTCTGCTGTTCTTCGCGGGCCTGTTCATCATGGTCGGGGCTTTGGTAAAGACTGGTGTCATCAACGCGCTGGCCCATCTCGCTAGCCATGCGACCCACGGCAATGCCTGGCTCACGACGATGTTGATCCTCGGAGTGTCGTTTCTGTTCAGCGGGTTCGTCAATAACGTCCCCTATGCCGCAGCGATGACGCCGATCGTCGCGGAGTTCGCCTCGTCGATTCACGACCACACCAACCAAGGCGTGCTGTGGTGGGCCCTGCTGCTTGGCACCGTCCTCGGTGGCAACCTCACTGCCGTCGGGGCCAGCGCGAATATCGTGGTCGCCGGAATCGCCCAGCGTGCAGGCACTCCCATCTCGTTTTGGGATTTCACCCGTAAGGGGGCGATCGTGACCGGGACCTCGTTGGTACTTTCCGTCGGTTACCTATGGGTACGTTACTTCGTCTTAGGCTAA
- a CDS encoding DUF2254 domain-containing protein, whose protein sequence is MLGQAYFEADWRREALRTNLWVVPVAETLAILLLFALTFWADRAAYNGIIALPSWVLSGTADSARVVLATVAAAIITVVGIVFSITIVALTLASTQFGPRMLRIFVRDRGTQVVLGTFVASFCYAMISLVSVGGGPHGDFVPHLSITVTLILTLADVGVLIYFLNHIASMIQLPVVIARIAGTLADEIAAQDRGGVFGVGAARGPSAEELLAQLAESGAPIRTPRSGYLQVIRHDTLLKIASAANAVVQLPYRPGHFLVAGQVMAWVWPPDAAGSIEKSLALGHVTGAYRTLPQDISFGFDQLVEIALRALSPAVNDTFTALTCVDWIADCLCRISTSWRPQRIRRDAEGRVRVIAYQADFDRLVERTFDTIRQAAAGVPAIMIRQLDALAKVIEQTPDRTRRTVLIRQAEAIQRANLATVVEPMDRDDVTQRYEMTMALLRPTLAPASPEGVHPPITVIQ, encoded by the coding sequence ATGCTCGGGCAGGCCTACTTCGAGGCTGATTGGCGGCGGGAGGCACTGCGGACCAACCTGTGGGTGGTCCCGGTGGCGGAGACGCTGGCGATATTGCTGCTGTTTGCCCTCACCTTCTGGGCGGACCGTGCGGCGTACAACGGGATAATCGCGCTGCCGTCATGGGTTCTGAGCGGTACGGCGGATTCGGCTCGAGTGGTCTTGGCCACGGTCGCCGCGGCGATCATCACCGTGGTCGGCATCGTTTTCTCGATTACCATCGTGGCCCTCACCCTGGCCTCAACGCAGTTTGGGCCTAGAATGTTGCGTATTTTCGTGCGCGACAGGGGAACTCAAGTTGTGTTGGGGACGTTCGTCGCGTCGTTTTGCTACGCGATGATCAGCCTGGTATCGGTCGGCGGAGGCCCGCATGGCGATTTCGTTCCGCATCTGTCGATCACCGTCACTTTGATCCTGACCTTGGCGGACGTCGGCGTGTTGATCTACTTCCTCAATCACATCGCCTCGATGATTCAGCTTCCGGTGGTGATCGCGCGGATCGCCGGCACGCTGGCCGACGAAATCGCAGCACAAGATCGTGGTGGCGTGTTCGGTGTGGGAGCGGCACGCGGCCCCTCAGCCGAAGAATTGTTGGCGCAGTTAGCTGAGTCAGGCGCCCCGATCCGCACTCCGCGCAGTGGCTATCTTCAGGTCATCCGCCACGACACACTGCTGAAGATCGCTTCTGCGGCCAATGCTGTCGTTCAATTGCCTTATCGACCGGGGCATTTCCTGGTCGCAGGTCAGGTAATGGCCTGGGTGTGGCCACCCGATGCTGCCGGATCTATCGAAAAGAGCCTTGCGCTCGGCCACGTTACCGGCGCCTATCGCACTCTGCCACAGGATATTTCGTTCGGCTTTGATCAGTTGGTCGAGATAGCGTTGCGTGCGCTGTCGCCGGCGGTCAACGACACGTTCACCGCGCTGACGTGCGTCGACTGGATCGCCGACTGCCTGTGCCGGATCTCCACTTCATGGCGCCCGCAACGGATCCGGCGTGACGCAGAGGGTCGCGTTCGCGTGATCGCCTACCAAGCCGATTTCGATCGCCTGGTAGAGCGTACGTTCGACACCATCCGTCAGGCCGCAGCCGGCGTGCCGGCCATCATGATTCGCCAGCTCGACGCGCTGGCCAAGGTCATCGAACAAACCCCCGACCGGACCCGGAGAACGGTGTTGATCCGCCAGGCCGAGGCGATCCAGCGCGCTAATCTGGCCACGGTGGTCGAACCCATGGACCGCGATGACGTCACGCAGCGCTACGAGATGACAATGGCACTGCTGCGCCCGACCCTTGCACCGGCATCGCCCGAAGGCGTTCACCCGCCAATTACGGTGATTCAGTAG
- a CDS encoding CBS domain-containing protein, with the protein MRAADMAEDFPVLTTDSEALEAVRMLALRRLPGVLVVDASGSPYAVLPASQVVRFIVPRYVQDDPSLAGVLQESMADHVAERLEGKTVGDMLPEHLTDVPPADVDDTIIEVAAVMARLRSPLIPVTKDGGLQGVITASRLLAAVLKS; encoded by the coding sequence ATGCGCGCTGCCGATATGGCTGAGGATTTTCCGGTCTTGACCACCGATTCGGAGGCACTCGAAGCTGTTCGCATGTTAGCGCTGCGGCGCCTACCTGGAGTCTTGGTCGTCGACGCCTCGGGCAGCCCCTATGCGGTACTACCGGCCTCCCAGGTGGTCCGCTTCATCGTGCCGCGCTATGTGCAAGATGATCCGTCACTGGCGGGTGTGCTGCAGGAGTCGATGGCTGATCACGTTGCGGAAAGGTTGGAAGGCAAGACGGTCGGCGACATGCTGCCCGAGCACCTGACCGACGTACCGCCGGCCGATGTCGACGACACCATCATCGAGGTAGCGGCGGTGATGGCGCGGCTGAGAAGCCCGCTGATCCCGGTGACCAAGGACGGCGGGTTGCAGGGCGTGATCACAGCATCGCGTCTGCTTGCCGCCGTGCTCAAATCTTGA
- a CDS encoding APC family permease, which translates to MITLLPHVGLAAFVLLLPITGVILLILASVTASYRQVVMAYTQAGGSYVVARENFGPRLAQVAAAALLIDYVVTVAIQPAAGTVAVVSAIPALRPYSLEIMVAAVLVFCIANLRGLRQSGRAFAIATYSFVGMLTLMIVTGVIREIFWELPKYDPQHIVGAVPVHEGGLVAGATIFVLLRAFANGGSSLTGIEVISNTVNVFREPQGPNARRVLTAMACILGLLLAGVAYLAHITHATPYVAGYPSMLSEIARAVFGNGASGNTLYFLVQAASAAILFTGANTAFGGFPALASFVAGDRFLPRPLTKRGHRLVYSNGIITLTALAVALLLVTGGSVHELVPLFAIGVFTAFAMAGYGMTKHHLRHREPGWRHKAMVNVAAGIMSTVVVGVFVVAKFTQGAWLIVVVFPLLVFALMRLNRQYRAEASVLEMSRTEPPDIAKHARLRVFVFVDSVDLAEVEALRYGKGLQADDLVAVHFVVDTDHAAQLRQRWERFDHDTRLSLVDCPDRHLSRAAQEFVMQALHDNPGSKVTVLLPRRTFSPLLGRLLHDRTADKMARAVSRIPGATAIIVPYDIKSRLTGAAPEIFAEQGAPDNDQSEPRMLRIEKH; encoded by the coding sequence ATGATCACGCTGCTGCCCCATGTGGGGCTGGCTGCATTTGTGTTGTTGCTTCCGATCACCGGTGTCATTCTGCTTATCCTGGCGTCGGTAACCGCCTCATATCGCCAGGTCGTCATGGCCTATACCCAAGCGGGCGGCTCTTACGTGGTCGCGCGGGAGAACTTCGGCCCCCGGTTAGCACAAGTCGCCGCGGCTGCGCTGTTGATCGACTATGTGGTCACCGTCGCGATACAGCCTGCGGCCGGGACGGTGGCGGTGGTGTCGGCCATACCCGCGCTCCGTCCCTACAGCCTGGAAATCATGGTGGCTGCGGTGCTCGTCTTTTGTATTGCCAACCTGCGTGGATTGCGTCAGTCGGGCCGGGCATTCGCCATAGCGACTTACTCTTTCGTCGGCATGCTCACACTGATGATCGTTACCGGCGTCATCCGCGAAATCTTCTGGGAGCTACCGAAATACGACCCACAACATATTGTGGGGGCGGTGCCGGTCCATGAAGGTGGGTTAGTGGCGGGTGCGACGATTTTCGTATTGCTGCGAGCATTTGCCAACGGGGGTTCGTCGCTGACGGGGATAGAGGTGATTTCCAACACCGTCAATGTCTTTCGGGAGCCGCAAGGTCCCAACGCCCGTCGCGTCCTCACCGCGATGGCCTGCATCCTCGGGCTGTTGTTGGCGGGCGTCGCCTACCTTGCCCACATCACCCACGCGACGCCCTATGTCGCTGGGTATCCGTCAATGCTGTCAGAGATTGCCCGGGCGGTCTTTGGTAACGGGGCGAGCGGGAACACCCTGTACTTTCTCGTCCAGGCGGCGAGCGCTGCCATCTTATTCACCGGTGCCAATACCGCCTTCGGCGGTTTCCCTGCGCTGGCCAGTTTCGTTGCCGGTGACCGTTTCCTGCCGCGGCCGCTGACAAAACGCGGTCATCGTCTGGTGTACTCCAACGGCATCATCACACTTACCGCACTGGCTGTGGCACTGCTACTGGTAACTGGCGGGTCGGTCCACGAACTGGTGCCGCTTTTCGCGATTGGCGTTTTCACCGCTTTCGCGATGGCCGGCTATGGCATGACGAAACACCATCTCAGACATCGTGAGCCCGGCTGGCGACACAAGGCCATGGTCAATGTGGCCGCGGGAATCATGTCGACGGTGGTGGTCGGCGTCTTCGTGGTCGCCAAATTCACTCAGGGAGCCTGGCTGATAGTCGTCGTCTTCCCCCTGCTGGTGTTCGCATTGATGCGCCTCAACCGCCAGTACCGCGCGGAGGCCTCGGTTCTCGAGATGTCACGCACAGAGCCTCCCGACATAGCCAAGCATGCCCGACTTCGGGTCTTCGTCTTCGTGGACTCGGTCGACCTCGCCGAGGTCGAGGCACTGCGATACGGAAAGGGACTGCAGGCCGACGACCTGGTCGCGGTGCATTTCGTGGTGGACACGGATCACGCCGCACAGTTGCGGCAGCGCTGGGAGCGCTTCGATCACGACACCCGCCTTAGTCTGGTCGATTGTCCGGATCGCCACCTCAGCCGGGCCGCCCAAGAGTTCGTCATGCAGGCGCTGCACGACAATCCGGGCTCGAAAGTGACGGTGTTGTTGCCGCGTCGAACATTTTCGCCGCTGCTGGGCCGGCTGCTGCACGACCGTACCGCCGACAAAATGGCCCGGGCCGTCAGCCGCATTCCCGGTGCGACCGCGATTATCGTGCCCTACGACATCAAGTCCCGGCTAACGGGGGCAGCACCGGAGATATTTGCAGAGCAGGGCGCGCCAGACAACGACCAATCGGAGCCGCGCATGCTGCGCATCGAGAAACACTAG
- a CDS encoding potassium-transporting ATPase subunit C, giving the protein MKFTNVVRQHWAALRALLVFTVILGAGYPLLIWLVAQLPGLHDKAEGSIIRAHGKPVGSRLIGQSFTDAAGRALPQYFQSRPSAAGDGYDPTASGAGNLGPESVVDTPADPAKLAAGAKPAEAGFKPSLLTLVCSRSKDVGELEQVGGSRPFCTGGGVGAVLSVIGPRDARGNVVHPTRVVSVNEPCATTSEPFVATYEGVRVECARFGEDYSIGQIVPIRGSAPSTPEVPADAVTASGSGLDPDISPAYADIQVTRIARARHVTVAQVRELVGENQRGRDLGIFGEPRVNVLQLNLQLDQRFPVAR; this is encoded by the coding sequence ATGAAGTTCACCAACGTGGTACGCCAACACTGGGCCGCCTTGCGCGCGCTGCTCGTGTTCACCGTCATCCTGGGTGCCGGATACCCGCTGCTCATTTGGTTGGTCGCGCAGCTTCCAGGTTTGCATGATAAGGCGGAGGGCTCCATCATTCGGGCCCACGGTAAACCGGTTGGCAGCCGGCTGATCGGCCAATCGTTCACCGACGCCGCCGGCCGCGCGTTGCCCCAGTATTTCCAGAGCCGCCCGTCGGCGGCCGGCGACGGCTATGACCCCACCGCCAGTGGCGCCGGCAATCTGGGACCCGAAAGCGTCGTCGATACCCCGGCCGACCCGGCCAAGCTGGCAGCCGGTGCCAAGCCTGCCGAGGCCGGATTCAAGCCGAGCCTGCTCACCCTGGTGTGTTCGCGCAGCAAGGACGTCGGCGAACTGGAGCAGGTCGGCGGATCGCGTCCGTTCTGCACCGGCGGCGGTGTCGGGGCGGTGCTGTCGGTGATCGGGCCCCGCGATGCACGCGGCAATGTGGTGCACCCGACCAGGGTGGTCAGCGTCAACGAGCCCTGCGCAACCACCAGCGAGCCATTTGTCGCGACCTACGAAGGGGTACGGGTCGAGTGCGCACGCTTCGGCGAGGACTACTCGATCGGTCAAATCGTGCCCATCCGTGGCTCAGCGCCCTCCACTCCCGAGGTGCCGGCTGACGCCGTGACCGCCAGCGGCAGCGGTCTCGATCCCGATATCTCACCGGCCTACGCCGACATCCAGGTCACCCGGATTGCCCGGGCACGTCATGTCACAGTGGCTCAGGTACGCGAGTTGGTGGGCGAGAACCAGCGTGGGCGTGATCTGGGCATCTTCGGTGAGCCGCGGGTCAACGTGTTGCAGCTCAACCTGCAGCTTGACCAGAGGTTTCCGGTCGCACGCTGA